A DNA window from Aestuariispira ectoiniformans contains the following coding sequences:
- a CDS encoding amino acid ABC transporter ATP-binding protein translates to MSTTAIRITDMHKYYGSFHVLKGINLEVAQGERIVVCGPSGSGKSTLIRCINKLEDHQVGSINVLGTELDDNLDHIDVVRREAGMVFQHFNLFPHMTILENCTLAPILVRKQPKAEAEAVAMEYLAKVKIPEQAGKYPGQLSGGQQQRVAIARALCMKPEIMLFDEPTSALDPEMISEVLDVMVGLAGEGMTMVCVTHEMGFARQMADRVIFMADGEIVEQGPPDQFFENPENDRTKAFLSQILGH, encoded by the coding sequence ATGTCCACTACCGCCATCCGTATTACCGATATGCACAAATATTACGGCAGTTTCCATGTGCTGAAAGGGATCAACCTGGAAGTGGCTCAGGGGGAGCGTATCGTGGTTTGCGGCCCATCTGGGTCAGGCAAATCGACCTTGATCCGCTGTATCAACAAGCTTGAGGATCACCAGGTTGGCTCTATCAATGTGCTGGGGACCGAACTGGATGACAACCTCGACCATATCGATGTTGTCCGCCGGGAGGCGGGGATGGTTTTCCAGCATTTCAATCTCTTCCCTCATATGACGATTCTGGAAAACTGCACCTTGGCCCCGATCCTGGTGCGCAAGCAGCCGAAGGCGGAAGCCGAGGCAGTAGCCATGGAATATCTGGCCAAGGTGAAGATTCCGGAGCAGGCGGGCAAATATCCCGGGCAGCTCTCGGGGGGGCAGCAGCAACGCGTGGCGATCGCACGGGCGCTGTGCATGAAACCCGAAATCATGCTGTTCGACGAGCCGACTTCCGCCCTCGACCCGGAAATGATTTCTGAGGTGCTGGATGTCATGGTCGGTCTCGCCGGGGAAGGCATGACCATGGTCTGCGTCACCCATGAAATGGGCTTCGCCCGTCAGATGGCAGACCGGGTGATTTTCATGGCCGACGGCGAGATCGTCGAACAGGGGCCACCGGACCAGTTTTTTGAGAATCCCGAGAACGACCGGACCAAGGCGTTTCTGAGCCAGATTCTTGGGCATTAG
- a CDS encoding dihydrodipicolinate synthase family protein, with product MKLSGVMPALVTPYDANGRIDFKAYEALLKHLRAAGCSGWTPNGSTGEYNAMTADERVEVLKFVADFANDDEFLIAGTNGGSTREVIEHTERAYDLGYRTVLLSAPYYAMPAEDELIKHYQAVLDAVDVNIVLYNYPPKVGVEVTFDVIDALADHPRVIGIKESSGLLQRAVDIYSRYNGRVQLVSGSDDIALDFMLWGADSWICGPANCMAKACVDLDRTYKSGDLDAAREKMVRLYKAMNSLETGKFVQKVKYGCELQGVPVGNCRAPLQPLSAEEKADFRAAMEPILNW from the coding sequence ATGAAGCTTTCAGGAGTTATGCCCGCGCTCGTCACACCCTATGACGCGAATGGCAGGATCGATTTCAAGGCCTATGAGGCTTTGCTGAAACATTTGCGCGCCGCAGGCTGTTCCGGCTGGACGCCGAACGGTTCTACCGGTGAATATAACGCCATGACGGCCGACGAGCGCGTTGAAGTCCTGAAATTCGTCGCCGATTTTGCCAATGATGACGAATTCCTGATCGCGGGCACCAATGGCGGCTCCACACGCGAGGTGATCGAGCATACCGAACGGGCCTATGACCTGGGCTACCGGACGGTACTGTTGTCCGCGCCCTACTATGCGATGCCGGCGGAAGACGAGCTGATCAAGCATTACCAGGCGGTGCTGGATGCCGTGGATGTGAATATCGTCCTTTACAACTATCCGCCGAAAGTCGGCGTTGAGGTCACTTTCGATGTAATCGATGCCCTGGCGGACCATCCGCGGGTGATCGGTATCAAGGAAAGCTCCGGCCTGTTGCAGCGCGCGGTGGATATCTACAGCCGTTATAATGGCCGGGTCCAGCTGGTTTCCGGGTCCGATGACATCGCGCTCGATTTCATGCTTTGGGGGGCGGACAGCTGGATTTGCGGTCCGGCCAACTGCATGGCCAAGGCCTGCGTGGACCTCGACCGGACCTACAAGTCGGGAGATCTGGACGCCGCGCGGGAAAAAATGGTCCGGCTTTACAAGGCAATGAACAGCCTGGAGACCGGTAAATTCGTCCAGAAGGTAAAATATGGCTGTGAATTGCAGGGCGTGCCGGTGGGCAACTGCCGGGCACCGCTGCAGCCGCTGTCGGCGGAGGAAAAGGCCGATTTCCGCGCAGCAATGGAACCGATCCTGAACTGGTAG
- a CDS encoding NAD(P)/FAD-dependent oxidoreductase: MSHVVVVGGGVVGICCALELLGDGHQVTVLEPGAVGEGASWASCGSIAVSEIIPLSKPGTLMRAPKWLLDPMGPLTLRGSSLVGVLPWFMRFAGNSRMSRIKAISNDISVLTLRALADIETLLAQHGLSDLLRQTPVIELYDSEQDLAHERHFHEIRRRLGFRIDEISGREAKEMEPSIAIDFACAAVFRDWRSVVDTKRFVVDLHKAFAARGGVVKPVGASAFLRDADRVAGVSTTSGEIIRGDQYVLAAGAWSKKLAEDIGIRIQLEGVIGYQTNLTDAGVAVEHGLIYAKGGFGITPYESGLAVAGSIEFAKLNAKPDWRRADILVEKARRVLPGLQTRSAERRYGRRPLTPDTKPIIGRSPQVGNMIFATGHGQLGLTLCATTGRLVKEIAGGRVPNIDMAAYRPDRF; this comes from the coding sequence ATGAGTCATGTAGTGGTTGTCGGCGGCGGTGTTGTAGGGATCTGCTGTGCGCTGGAATTGCTGGGCGATGGCCACCAGGTAACAGTATTGGAACCTGGAGCCGTCGGTGAAGGCGCTAGTTGGGCATCCTGCGGATCGATTGCGGTCAGCGAAATCATCCCGCTCTCAAAACCAGGAACGCTGATGCGCGCGCCGAAATGGCTGCTGGACCCGATGGGGCCGCTGACCTTGCGCGGCTCCTCGCTCGTCGGTGTGCTGCCCTGGTTCATGCGCTTCGCGGGCAATTCCCGAATGTCGCGTATCAAGGCTATCAGCAATGATATCTCGGTTCTGACGCTCAGGGCATTGGCGGATATCGAAACACTGCTGGCGCAGCATGGCTTGTCCGATCTTCTACGCCAAACCCCTGTAATCGAGCTTTATGACAGTGAACAGGATCTGGCGCATGAGCGGCATTTCCACGAGATTCGCCGGAGGCTCGGTTTCCGTATAGACGAGATCTCGGGCCGCGAAGCAAAGGAGATGGAACCTTCCATCGCAATCGATTTTGCCTGTGCCGCCGTGTTCCGGGACTGGCGCTCCGTGGTGGATACCAAGCGCTTCGTCGTTGATCTTCATAAGGCCTTCGCGGCGCGCGGCGGCGTGGTGAAACCCGTCGGCGCATCGGCTTTTTTACGTGATGCGGACCGGGTCGCTGGGGTCTCGACCACTTCCGGTGAAATCATTCGGGGAGATCAATATGTTCTCGCTGCCGGGGCCTGGTCCAAAAAGCTCGCCGAGGATATCGGGATCAGGATCCAGCTTGAAGGCGTGATTGGTTACCAAACCAATCTGACCGATGCCGGTGTCGCTGTGGAACATGGGCTGATTTATGCGAAAGGCGGTTTCGGCATAACGCCCTATGAAAGCGGCCTTGCCGTGGCGGGCAGTATCGAATTCGCCAAATTGAATGCAAAGCCCGACTGGAGGCGTGCGGATATTCTGGTCGAAAAGGCACGGCGCGTGCTGCCCGGTCTGCAGACCCGATCGGCGGAGCGGCGTTATGGGCGTCGTCCGCTGACGCCTGATACCAAGCCGATTATCGGTCGCTCGCCACAAGTGGGGAATATGATTTTTGCCACCGGGCATGGTCAGCTCGGGCTGACCCTTTGCGCTACTACCGGGCGGCTGGTCAAGGAGATCGCCGGGGGAAGGGTCCCCAATATCGACATGGCGGCCTATCGGCCCGATCGTTTTTAG
- a CDS encoding aldehyde dehydrogenase family protein produces the protein MQDKLFIDGKWVDAQSGEKFDVVDPSNREVFHRIARGGAADIDAAVTAARKAFDYGPWPRMGGAERAAILRRMGDEIEARKDELARLEVRDNGKPLPEAIWDIEDTAGCFHFYADLAEKLDQNPEQDIPLSMDGFSSKAVKEPVGVAGAVIPWNFPMLMGAWKVAPALAAGCSVVLKPSEVTSMTALEFGIVAQKAGLPDGALNIVTGFGPDAGQRLAEHPGVDKLAFTGSVPTGRRIMQTAAQDIKAITLELGGKSPLVVFEDVKIDEAVEWVLFGIFWNKGEVCSATSRVLVAEAIYPKFMERLVEEARKIRIGHGLEEGVLLGPLVNQSQQDKVLAAIERGKTEDAKMVCGGGIPKGLEHGCYVEPTIFADVSPDCWIWKEEIFGPVVCVRSFKTEEEAIRLANDSRFGLAAAVMSNDLERADRVARAFRAGIIWVNCSQPTFVEAPWGGYKQSGIGRELGEWGLNNYLETKQITSYDRSKPWGWYLKE, from the coding sequence ATGCAGGATAAATTGTTTATCGATGGCAAATGGGTTGACGCGCAGTCGGGTGAAAAATTCGATGTCGTCGACCCGTCCAATCGCGAAGTGTTTCATCGGATCGCCCGCGGCGGAGCCGCAGACATTGATGCGGCGGTTACCGCGGCAAGAAAAGCCTTCGACTATGGTCCTTGGCCGCGGATGGGCGGCGCCGAACGCGCCGCAATCCTACGCCGGATGGGCGATGAGATAGAGGCCCGGAAGGATGAACTGGCGCGTCTGGAAGTTCGCGATAACGGTAAACCTTTGCCAGAAGCGATATGGGATATTGAGGATACGGCGGGATGTTTTCATTTTTACGCCGACCTGGCCGAAAAGTTGGATCAGAACCCGGAACAGGATATCCCTCTGTCGATGGACGGTTTCTCCTCCAAGGCCGTGAAGGAACCGGTCGGGGTGGCGGGTGCTGTCATTCCCTGGAATTTCCCCATGCTCATGGGCGCCTGGAAGGTCGCACCTGCGCTGGCGGCGGGATGCAGCGTGGTTCTTAAACCGTCGGAGGTCACATCGATGACGGCCTTGGAATTCGGTATCGTTGCCCAGAAGGCTGGGCTGCCCGATGGTGCATTGAACATTGTGACCGGTTTCGGTCCCGATGCGGGGCAACGTCTGGCGGAACATCCCGGCGTCGACAAACTGGCCTTCACCGGCTCGGTACCGACGGGCAGGCGCATCATGCAAACCGCCGCGCAGGACATCAAAGCCATCACCCTGGAACTGGGCGGTAAATCCCCGCTTGTCGTCTTCGAAGATGTGAAGATCGACGAGGCGGTCGAATGGGTGCTGTTCGGTATCTTCTGGAATAAGGGGGAGGTCTGCTCCGCAACCTCGCGTGTCCTGGTCGCGGAGGCCATCTATCCGAAATTTATGGAGCGCCTGGTTGAGGAAGCGCGCAAGATCAGGATCGGTCATGGCCTGGAGGAAGGCGTGTTACTGGGGCCACTGGTGAACCAGAGCCAGCAGGATAAAGTCCTGGCGGCGATTGAACGTGGCAAGACGGAGGATGCCAAGATGGTCTGCGGCGGTGGCATTCCTAAGGGGTTGGAGCACGGCTGCTATGTGGAACCCACCATCTTTGCCGATGTGTCCCCGGATTGCTGGATATGGAAAGAAGAAATCTTCGGTCCTGTCGTCTGCGTGCGCAGCTTCAAGACGGAAGAAGAGGCGATCCGGCTGGCCAATGATTCCCGTTTCGGTCTTGCCGCTGCGGTCATGTCCAACGATCTGGAACGCGCCGACCGCGTTGCGCGCGCCTTCCGGGCCGGGATCATCTGGGTCAACTGCTCCCAGCCCACCTTCGTGGAAGCGCCCTGGGGCGGTTACAAACAATCCGGCATTGGTCGCGAATTGGGGGAATGGGGCCTGAACAACTATCTCGAGACCAAACAGATCACCTCCTATGATCGATCCAAACCCTGGGGTTGGTATTTGAAGGAATAG
- a CDS encoding proline racemase family protein, which translates to MMRWKRSLQLVDVHCAGEIGRVVTGGVLDIPGATMAAKLAHINDVDDNLRRFLCSEPRSGPAGSVVLLLPATTPEADTGFIVLQPDQAHAMSGSNAMCAVTAILETGMKEMVEPETVVTLDTAAGLVRAVAQCEDGKVIRVTLDMPPSFVASKGAVIDTPEWGVITYDLCFGGVFYALVDVDQLGLTIAPENARDLAMSGVCLRNRIAEATEVRHPTIPALNGLAYVMFRSEEPDGAIRTCTTLRPGRADRSPCGTGSNASMAVRHAEGRMKPGDVVISRSIIGGEFLTEFVEETRVGPYIATRNRVSGQCWIYGISQVGLDPTDPFPHGFTLSDTWGG; encoded by the coding sequence ATGATGCGTTGGAAACGGAGCCTGCAACTGGTTGATGTACATTGTGCCGGTGAGATCGGTCGGGTGGTTACCGGAGGTGTTCTTGACATCCCCGGCGCCACGATGGCGGCCAAGCTGGCCCATATCAACGATGTCGATGACAACCTGCGCCGCTTTCTCTGCTCCGAACCGAGAAGCGGCCCGGCAGGCTCCGTGGTGCTTCTGCTTCCGGCGACAACGCCGGAGGCTGATACCGGCTTCATCGTGCTGCAGCCTGACCAGGCCCATGCCATGTCGGGGTCAAATGCCATGTGCGCCGTCACCGCGATCCTGGAAACCGGGATGAAGGAGATGGTGGAGCCGGAAACCGTTGTGACCTTGGACACTGCGGCCGGTCTGGTCCGTGCGGTGGCCCAGTGTGAAGACGGTAAAGTCATCAGGGTGACGCTCGATATGCCGCCGTCCTTTGTCGCGTCGAAGGGAGCTGTAATCGATACCCCCGAATGGGGAGTGATCACCTATGACCTGTGTTTCGGCGGCGTTTTTTACGCCCTGGTCGATGTGGACCAGTTGGGGCTGACGATCGCGCCGGAAAATGCCCGCGATCTGGCGATGAGCGGGGTGTGTCTCCGCAACCGGATCGCGGAAGCGACCGAAGTCCGGCACCCTACGATTCCAGCGCTTAACGGCCTCGCTTATGTCATGTTCCGCAGCGAGGAGCCTGATGGGGCGATCCGCACCTGCACGACCCTGCGGCCGGGACGCGCTGACCGCTCGCCATGTGGTACCGGTTCCAACGCCAGCATGGCTGTGCGCCATGCCGAGGGCCGGATGAAGCCTGGGGATGTCGTGATTTCCCGCTCCATTATCGGTGGCGAGTTTTTAACGGAGTTCGTCGAAGAAACCCGGGTCGGCCCCTATATCGCGACGCGCAATCGGGTCTCGGGCCAATGCTGGATCTACGGGATCAGCCAGGTCGGCCTCGACCCGACGGACCCGTTCCCCCACGGTTTCACACTATCCGACACTTGGGGAGGATGA
- a CDS encoding SDR family NAD(P)-dependent oxidoreductase, translating into MPNVEQPLSGQSILVTGASGGIGAAIVERLALEGARPIIQYGRDEKAATALLERIGGEGWIIQADLANPLGAAALWDQAVSRAGRIHGLVNNAGIRSEIAIDDALDQWQAAWHREFQVDFFAAVDLCRSAIRHFRDCGGGCVVNMASRAGQRGYSADAMPYGAAKAALINLTKSIAGSFGRDGVTAVAVAPGWVRTDMAEDYIARFGEAAAVRDIPTGAMAMPSEIAELVAFVLRPSQKSLNGATLDVNGGSYIR; encoded by the coding sequence ATGCCGAACGTGGAACAGCCGCTTTCAGGACAAAGCATCTTGGTGACCGGCGCGAGCGGGGGCATCGGGGCAGCCATCGTCGAACGGCTGGCTTTGGAGGGCGCCCGCCCGATCATCCAATATGGGCGGGATGAGAAGGCCGCTACCGCTCTTCTCGAACGTATCGGCGGCGAGGGTTGGATCATCCAGGCAGATCTGGCCAATCCCCTTGGGGCGGCGGCCCTATGGGATCAAGCGGTTTCCCGTGCGGGGCGCATCCACGGCCTCGTCAACAATGCGGGTATACGCAGTGAAATCGCAATCGACGATGCTCTTGATCAGTGGCAGGCAGCCTGGCATCGGGAATTCCAGGTCGACTTCTTCGCGGCCGTTGATCTTTGCAGATCCGCGATCCGGCATTTCCGCGACTGCGGTGGTGGCTGCGTCGTGAATATGGCCAGCCGAGCCGGTCAGCGCGGCTACAGCGCCGACGCCATGCCCTATGGCGCGGCGAAAGCAGCCCTTATCAATTTAACCAAATCGATTGCCGGCAGCTTTGGTCGGGACGGTGTCACCGCCGTTGCGGTCGCGCCCGGATGGGTTCGCACGGACATGGCGGAGGATTACATCGCGCGTTTCGGCGAGGCGGCGGCAGTCAGGGATATTCCGACGGGGGCCATGGCCATGCCGTCGGAGATTGCGGAGCTTGTCGCCTTTGTCCTGAGACCGTCGCAGAAATCCCTCAACGGCGCGACGCTGGACGTGAATGGCGGGAGTTACATCCGATGA
- a CDS encoding SDR family NAD(P)-dependent oxidoreductase, with the protein MTYESPYVRSNFAPRFEGKIAIVTGGGGGIGSAVCRRFAAESACVVVTDLNGDAARDVADRISEEGGTAHAIAADISDGAACRVLVDEVLNRHGSIDVLVNNAGINRRGNLLSITEEDWHASFAVNLDSMFHLCRAVLPPMIAAGGGAIVNTASQWGLYPAPDHIAYNVSKAAVASFTQNLARDYAPDKIRVNAVCPGEVRTPMLESGLARSGRTVEDLNRLVPFGRIGEPDEIAALAAFLASGEVPYLCGALIEITGAQPVA; encoded by the coding sequence ATGACATACGAAAGTCCCTATGTGAGGTCAAATTTTGCGCCCCGGTTTGAAGGCAAGATCGCAATTGTGACCGGCGGTGGGGGCGGTATCGGATCAGCTGTATGCCGACGGTTCGCTGCGGAAAGTGCATGCGTCGTCGTCACGGATCTGAATGGCGACGCCGCTAGGGACGTGGCAGATCGAATTAGCGAAGAAGGAGGGACGGCGCATGCCATCGCGGCTGACATTTCCGATGGCGCGGCCTGCCGTGTGCTTGTTGATGAGGTCCTGAACCGCCACGGCAGCATCGATGTCCTGGTCAATAATGCCGGCATCAATCGACGGGGAAATCTTCTCTCGATCACCGAGGAAGACTGGCATGCCAGCTTTGCCGTCAATCTGGATTCCATGTTTCACCTCTGCCGGGCGGTATTGCCGCCGATGATAGCGGCGGGCGGCGGCGCCATCGTCAATACAGCTTCGCAATGGGGCTTATATCCCGCACCCGATCATATCGCCTATAACGTGAGCAAGGCCGCGGTCGCGTCCTTTACCCAAAATCTCGCCCGTGACTATGCCCCCGACAAAATCCGGGTGAATGCCGTATGCCCGGGCGAGGTGCGTACGCCGATGCTGGAATCCGGGTTGGCCCGGTCGGGCCGAACAGTCGAAGATTTAAACAGGCTCGTGCCCTTCGGGCGTATTGGCGAGCCGGATGAGATCGCAGCGCTGGCCGCCTTTCTTGCTTCAGGCGAAGTCCCGTATCTATGCGGCGCCTTGATTGAGATCACAGGCGCGCAGCCGGTGGCCTGA
- a CDS encoding methyl-accepting chemotaxis protein, with the protein MSVSLKSLKISQKIPLLVIGSVLILGLALGGTGVFQAQSLAHESNQNKLSGVLLAKKQAIGDYLKGVSANLHFLVSNRTVGIAVSRFSYAYLKFKDPALYNNYEDAPRLELQRLFVDENPNPEARHLYEGNDDKSDYMKQHVRYHSWFAEESLARGYDDLYLIDGGGNLVYSVFKYQDFGENLLEGLFKDSGLAKAFRAAAEAAEGTQIFIDFEAYEPNAGKQAAFVAEPIYTNGRYKGVLAIQLPVSRLDAIMQTVAGLGDSGETYLAGTDGLWRSNSRLSDDPALMRFEVIPAVVEAAVKGESGSDTFVNPVGIKVLAAFAPLDFLGHRWIVVASQATGEIGAPVREMQMIMLTVTAVLLAIIVLVTIVVSRGITRPLTTMTGAMEDLAEGGLDVEVKDEGRGDEIGAMARALTVFKENAAERRRLRAEQEAESVEREKRARALDELVSHFTQSMQQAVEAVSQAAASMTQTARSLSETARDADRQAREAAGASNSASENVQTAAAAAEQLSASIREIHQNVSQSTDMSSRASSQARDTNRQVTGLVETAERIGEVVSLISDIAEQTNLLALNATIEAARAGDAGKGFAVVASEVKSLATQTARATEEISQQVAGIQSATGASARSIREISDIIGELDTISTSIASAVEQQGMATQEIARNAQHASGSTSAVSENVSAVSGAVAQTNVAASSVLEAADALSKQAQIMQQELQGFAARIRSV; encoded by the coding sequence ATGTCGGTTAGTCTGAAGAGCTTGAAAATCTCTCAGAAAATCCCCCTGCTCGTGATCGGTTCGGTCCTGATTCTCGGGCTGGCGCTCGGGGGCACCGGTGTCTTTCAGGCACAATCGCTGGCGCATGAATCAAATCAAAACAAATTGTCCGGCGTGCTTTTAGCCAAAAAACAGGCTATCGGTGATTATCTGAAGGGCGTGTCGGCGAATCTGCATTTTCTGGTCTCCAACAGGACTGTCGGGATTGCCGTTTCGCGCTTCTCGTATGCCTATCTGAAATTCAAGGATCCTGCGCTTTACAATAATTACGAAGATGCCCCGAGACTGGAATTGCAGCGCCTCTTTGTCGATGAAAATCCCAATCCGGAGGCTCGTCATCTCTATGAGGGCAATGACGATAAATCCGACTATATGAAGCAGCATGTTCGATACCATTCCTGGTTTGCCGAGGAAAGTCTGGCCCGGGGATATGATGATCTCTATCTGATCGACGGCGGCGGTAATCTGGTCTATTCGGTCTTCAAATATCAGGATTTCGGCGAGAATCTTCTGGAGGGACTGTTCAAGGACAGCGGCCTTGCCAAGGCCTTCCGCGCAGCGGCCGAAGCCGCGGAAGGCACGCAGATTTTCATCGATTTTGAAGCCTATGAGCCCAATGCCGGAAAACAGGCGGCTTTTGTTGCCGAGCCCATTTATACGAATGGGCGCTATAAGGGGGTGCTGGCCATCCAGCTTCCGGTCAGCAGGCTGGACGCCATCATGCAGACCGTGGCTGGCTTGGGCGACAGCGGCGAAACCTATCTGGCCGGAACCGATGGATTGTGGCGCAGTAATTCAAGATTGTCCGATGATCCGGCGCTCATGCGGTTTGAGGTGATCCCGGCCGTGGTCGAGGCGGCGGTCAAAGGGGAAAGCGGCTCTGATACCTTCGTCAATCCGGTGGGGATCAAGGTCCTGGCTGCCTTCGCCCCCTTGGATTTCCTGGGACATCGATGGATCGTCGTGGCGTCCCAGGCGACGGGGGAAATTGGCGCGCCGGTCCGCGAAATGCAGATGATCATGCTGACGGTCACTGCAGTCCTGCTGGCTATCATTGTCCTTGTAACGATAGTCGTTTCCCGCGGCATCACCCGACCGCTCACCACCATGACCGGCGCCATGGAGGATCTGGCCGAAGGCGGCTTGGACGTTGAGGTGAAGGATGAAGGCCGCGGCGACGAGATTGGCGCTATGGCTAGGGCGCTGACGGTTTTCAAGGAGAATGCCGCGGAGCGTCGCCGCCTTCGCGCCGAGCAGGAAGCGGAATCCGTTGAACGGGAAAAACGTGCCAGGGCGCTGGACGAATTGGTCAGCCATTTCACGCAATCGATGCAGCAGGCGGTGGAGGCGGTTTCTCAGGCTGCGGCTTCCATGACACAAACCGCACGGAGCCTGTCCGAAACCGCGAGGGATGCGGACCGTCAGGCGAGGGAGGCGGCTGGTGCATCCAACAGTGCATCGGAAAATGTACAAACAGCGGCGGCAGCCGCCGAACAACTTTCCGCCTCCATCCGGGAGATCCACCAGAATGTCTCTCAGTCGACCGATATGTCGTCGAGGGCATCTTCCCAGGCGCGCGACACCAACAGACAGGTGACCGGCCTGGTGGAGACCGCCGAGCGGATCGGTGAGGTGGTCAGTCTGATTTCCGACATCGCGGAACAGACCAACCTGCTCGCCCTCAATGCCACCATCGAGGCGGCACGGGCCGGCGATGCCGGCAAGGGTTTTGCTGTGGTCGCCAGCGAGGTGAAATCGCTTGCTACCCAGACCGCAAGGGCGACGGAGGAGATTTCCCAGCAGGTGGCCGGTATCCAGTCGGCGACAGGCGCTTCCGCCCGTTCGATCCGGGAGATCAGCGATATCATCGGCGAGTTGGACACGATATCCACCTCCATCGCCTCCGCGGTGGAACAGCAGGGAATGGCAACCCAGGAAATCGCCCGCAATGCCCAACATGCCTCCGGCAGCACGAGTGCGGTTTCCGAAAATGTCTCTGCCGTCTCTGGTGCGGTGGCACAGACCAATGTGGCGGCCTCAAGCGTTCTGGAGGCTGCCGATGCCTTGTCGAAACAGGCGCAGATTATGCAGCAGGAACTGCAGGGTTTTGCCGCCAGGATCAGGTCAGTCTGA
- a CDS encoding substrate-binding periplasmic protein — protein sequence MSGIPHTFLERSLFPTCRTRLFWGLIVTLLACILIQKAWGGEPVLRINCSDWPPYVDSGMAQGGVATEIVREAFRREGLTTELHTYPWARALFNTRHLIDDASICAWRSTEREKEFLYSAPILVNRLIFVKRKSLRIHWRTLMDLRPYTFAVERGSVHEAAFDAAEYLQKYEVADKIKALKMVLIGRADLTPLDEGLAHHILATQFHDKQDNVDFLMPPLSELTLHIIVSKKHRQGQRIVDLFNAGLADMRRDGSYLDILERAHMDGIKYPPQG from the coding sequence ATGAGCGGAATACCGCACACATTTCTGGAACGTTCCCTATTCCCTACCTGCAGGACCCGGTTGTTTTGGGGGCTGATCGTTACCCTGCTCGCCTGCATACTCATACAGAAGGCTTGGGGTGGTGAACCTGTCTTACGCATCAACTGCAGTGACTGGCCGCCTTATGTGGATTCTGGAATGGCGCAGGGTGGTGTCGCTACGGAGATTGTCCGCGAAGCCTTTCGCAGAGAAGGGCTGACGACGGAATTGCATACCTACCCCTGGGCCCGCGCACTGTTCAATACGAGACACCTTATAGACGATGCCAGTATTTGTGCCTGGCGTAGCACAGAGCGAGAAAAGGAATTCCTTTACAGTGCACCGATTCTGGTAAACAGGTTAATCTTTGTGAAGAGGAAATCATTGAGGATTCATTGGCGTACACTCATGGATTTGCGTCCCTACACCTTTGCTGTCGAGCGAGGTTCCGTACATGAAGCGGCGTTCGATGCAGCCGAGTATCTGCAAAAATACGAAGTGGCTGACAAGATTAAGGCTCTGAAGATGGTTTTGATCGGGCGGGCAGACCTGACGCCACTGGATGAAGGTCTTGCGCATCACATCCTGGCAACGCAGTTCCACGATAAACAGGACAATGTGGATTTCCTAATGCCGCCGCTATCTGAATTGACGTTGCATATTATTGTTTCGAAGAAGCACCGCCAAGGCCAGCGAATTGTCGATCTGTTTAACGCCGGCCTGGCCGACATGAGAAGAGACGGTAGTTATTTGGACATCCTGGAACGTGCGCACATGGACGGAATAAAATACCCGCCACAGGGGTGA